In Anas platyrhynchos isolate ZD024472 breed Pekin duck chromosome 7, IASCAAS_PekinDuck_T2T, whole genome shotgun sequence, one genomic interval encodes:
- the LOC101792428 gene encoding intraflagellar transport protein 70B: MEAAVAEGQYTAAVYGLIRGGRCAEAAALLSRELQRGGRSRGGLSLLGYCHYQLQDFAAAAECYEQLSALHPELDAYRLYRAQALHKAGLYGEALRAAGPLLEQPAYQGRVLRLQAAVRYAQGDLAAAESLVEEALAAATEGGGPGAAQDPSERADAEVNLGCLLYRQGRHEEAGVKFAGAMQVLGCCPELSYNMALCCYAAKQYAPALKHISDIIERGIHQHPELSVGMSTEGIDVRSVGNTLLLHRTALVEAFNLKAAIEYQLHNLKAAQEALTDMPPRAEEELDPVTLHNQALMNMDSQPTEGFEKLQFLLLQNPFPPETFGNLLLLYCKHQYYDLAADVLAENAHLTYKLLTPYLYNFLDAIITCQTAPEEAFHKLDDSAGMLTEQLRKLTKQVQEARQNWDDEAVKKAVNEYDETLDKYIPVLMAQAKIYWDMKNYTMVEKIFRKSVEFCNEYEVWKLNVAHVLFMQENKYKEAISFYEPIVKKHYDNILHVSAIVLANLCVSYILTSQNEDAEELMRKIEKGEEQLSYGDPEKNTYHLCIVNLVIGTLYCVKGNYDFGISRVIKSLEPYNKKLSTDTWYYAKRCFLSLLENMSKHMIMLRDSVIQECIQFLKQCELYGRNIPAVIEQPLEDKRMHSGKNTVTYEARLLRALMYKIVGWTP, encoded by the coding sequence AtggaggcggcggtggcggaGGGGCAGTACACGGCGGCGGTGTACGGGCTGATCCGCGGCGGGCGCTGCGCCGAGGCGGCGGCGCTGCTGAGCCGCGAGCTGCAGAGGGGCGGCCGCTCGCGGGGCGGCCTCTCGCTGCTGGGCTACTGCCACTACCAGCTGCAGGACttcgcggcggcggcggagtgCTACGAGCAGCTCTCGGCGCTGCACCCCGAGCTCGACGCCTACCGCCTGTACCGGGCGCAGGCCCTGCACAAGGCCGGGCTGTACGGCGAGGCCCTGCGAGCCGCCGGGCCGCTGCTGGAGCAGCCGGCGTACCAGGGCCGCGTGCTGCGGCTGCAGGCTGCCGTCCGCTACGCGCAGGGCGACCTGGCCGCAGCCGAGAGCCTGGTGGAGGAGGCGCTGGCCGCCGCCACCGAGGGCGGTGGTCCCGGGGCGGCCCAGGACCCCTCGGAGCGGGCTGATGCCGAGGTGAACCTGGGCTGCCTGCTGTACCGGCAGGGCCGGCACGAGGAGGCCGGCGTGAAGTTTGCCGGTGCCATGCAGGTGCTGGGCTGCTGCCCCGAGCTGTCCTACAACATGGCGCTGTGCTGCTACGCCGCCAAGCAGTACGCCCCCGCCCTCAAGCACATCTCCGACATAATAGAGCGCGGCATCCACCAGCACCCCGAGCTCAGCGTGGGCATGAGCACTGAGGGCATCGACGTCCGCAGCGTGGGCAACACACTGCTCCTGCACCGCACGGCCCTGGTGGAGGCCTTCAACCTGAAGGCTGCCATCGAGTACCAGCTGCACAACCTGAAGGCCGCCCAGGAGGCGCTCACCGACATGCCGCCCCGGGCGGAGGAGGAGCTGGACCCGGTCACGCTGCACAACCAAGCGCTGATGAACATGGACAGCCAGCCCACCGAAGGGTTTGAAAAACTGCAGTTTCTCCTGCTGCAGAACCCCTTTCCGCCAGAAACTTTCGGAAACTTGCTGCTCCTCTACTGCAAGCATCAGTACTATGACCTGGCGGCCGATGTGTTGGCAGAGAATGCCCATTTGACCTACAAACTGCTCACGCCTTATTTGTACAATTTCCTAGATGCCATTATTACTTGTCAGACCGCCCCCGAGGAGGCTTTCCACAAACTAGATGACTCGGCAGGGATGCTGACCGAGCAGCTGAGAAAACTCACGAAGCAGGTGCAGGAAGCTAGGCAAAACTGGGATGATGAAGCTGTAAAAAAGGCCGTTAATGAGTATGATGAGACTCTGGATAAATATATACCTGTCTTGATGGCCCAGGCAAAGATTTACTGGGACATGAAGAACTACACGATGGTAGAAAAGATATTCCGCAAATCAGTTGAATTCTGTAATGAATACGAGGTATGGAAGCTCAATGTGGCTCACGTGCTCTTCATGCAAGAAAACAAGTATAAAGAGGCTATTAGCTTCTACGAGCCGATAGTTAAAAAGCACTATGACAACATTCTCCACGTTAGTGCCATTGTGTTGGCAAATCTCTGTGTTTCCTACATCCTCACAAGTCAGAATGAAGATGCTGAGGAGCTGATGAGGAAGATTGAGAAGGGGGAAGAACAGCTGTCCTATGGTGATCCTGAGAAAAACACCTACCATCTCTGCATTGTTAATCTAGTCATTGGTACCCTTTACTGCGTGAAAGGAAACTACGACTTCGGGATTTCAAGGGTCATTAAAAGCCTGGAGCCATATAACAAAAAACTAAGCACCGATACGTGGTACTATGCCAAAAGGTGTTTCCTGTCCCTGCTGGAGAACATGTCCAAGCACATGATCATGCTACGTGACAGCGTTATTCAAGAGTGCATTCAGTTTCTGAAGCAATGTGAACTGTATGGAAGA